Part of the Pseudobdellovibrionaceae bacterium genome is shown below.
AAAACATCACAAGAACCGGTTTTTATCGGTGAGTCCATAGTGGCTGAAGAGGGCGACTTTGCGGGGCGAGTCCTTGCGGAGGGTTTGTATCCCAGTACAAGTTACGCCGTCGAGGCCCTTTTCACTGACTCTCAAGGAAAAATAGTGAGTCGAGTATTGGATGGTAACTTTAAAACTCCGCCTGAGCCCTCATCGAAGTCCGTCGTCAATTTTGCCTGGAGTGGGGATGTGGCAGGGCAGAATGTTTGTCGAGATCAAAAAGAAGGTTTCCCCATATTTGAGCCCCTCGGCCACGAGTCGTTGGACTTTTTTGTGGGACTCGGTGATATGATCTATGCCGATGGTTTTTGTCGGCAAAAGGGTCGCTATGGCAACCAACAGCACAAAGTTACCTTGGAACCCTCATTTGATCTTTCTAGTTTTTGGAAACATTGGCGATATTTTTATTCTGAACCGAGGGTACAGAGATTTTTTGGTCAGACACCTTACTATGTGACCTACGATGATCATGAAGTGGTTAACGATTATGGCCCAAAAGACAGCATAAGAAAAGATCCGTCCACAGAACAGCCTGTGGATTTAATGGCGATGGGACAAAAGGCCTTTCGTGATTACAATCCAGTTGTGGTGGGCGAGACCGGTACAGGCCATCGTCTTTATCAGAAGTTTTCTTGGGGATCCCACTTGGATCTCTTTGTTTTGGACACAAGAAGTTACCGCGCTAAAAATTCGGATGTGGATTCAGACTCAACACCTAAGTCGATGTTGGGCGTTCATCAGCGCCAATGGCTACTCAACCAACTGAAAAACTCAAAAAGCACTTGGAAGGCCATTATCAGCAGTGTGCCGCTTTCTATTCCCACAGGTTGGCCACCCACAAATGGTCGGGATGGGTGGGCCAACGATGAGAACAACACGGGTTTTGAAAATGAGCTAAAGCGTATTGTTCAAGAAATGTATAAGCAAAAAGTGAAAAACGTAATTTGGCTGACAGCCGATGTGCACTTTGCGCAGGGTGTGAAATATCAACCCATAGCGAAAGACCCCGATTATATTATGTGGGAATGGGTGGCTGGTCCGTTGAATGCTGATTTTTTTCCGAATCTCACATTGGATGCCACGCTGAAACCCGAGCGTCAGCTGTTTTTTGGCCCACAAAAAATGGGAGAAGTTCAGTCTTTCTCAGAGGCGAAGAAGTGGTTTAACTATGGAAAAATCAACATCGCTGAATCCGGGGAGCTTGAAGTCTCCTATGTCAACGCCTTGGGCCAAACGGTATATTCCCAAAAAATCCTCCCTCAACAATAGCATGGTGACTTCCTTTTAGCGTGATGGAATAAGGGGAACTCAAAAAGGGGTCAGGTTTTGATAGAAATTCTCTCACCAGAAGTTGTGGACCAAATAGCGGCTGGAGAAGTGGTCGAGCGCCCCGCTCATTTGGTAAAAGAGTTAGTCGAAAATAGTATCGATGCGGGTGCCACCCAAATTGAAGTGGAATTTGACCAAGGTGGGCGTCAGGTAAAAATAATCGATGATGGGGCCGGAATGGGCCCCTCGGAGCTCCCTCTGGCTCTGGCTCGCCATGCCACGAGCAAAATCAAGTTGTCCTCTGACCTTTGGGATTTGCATTCCTTTGGATTTCGGGGTGAGGCTTTGGCCAGTATTTCGGCGGTATCGAAGGTGCAGATTCGCTCCCGACAAAAAAACTCAAAAACGGCTTCGCGTATCCTGTCAGAATTTGGCCAGGCTTCGGCGGTGGAATCCATTGGTGGTGAACCCGGCACAACTATTCTTGTAGAAGATTTATTTGCCAATGTGCCGGCACGCCTAAAGTTTTTAAAATCAGAAGCGGCCGAGTCCACGCAAATAAAAAATGTGCTTCGGGCCATGGCATTGGCTCATCCCCAGGTGACATTTCGCGTGCGCCACAAAAATAAGCTGTTATTCTTTTGGCCGGCCATGTCCACCCACCTGCAGCGGGCTAAACAAATATTAGAAGTGGATGAGCTTTTTTGGGGTGAGGGTGAATGTAATGGCATCAAGACAAAGGCGGCGATGTCCAGCCCCAATCGTACAGTTAAAAATTCCAGGCAGATTTGGTTATTTGCACAGAACCGTTGGATACAAGACAGAAGTTTGCAAGCGGCTGTCATTGATGCTTATAGAAGCCTATTGATGCACGGGGAGTTTCCCGTGGCGGCCATTTGGGTCAGCTGTGATCCTGAGGATATTGACGTTAACATTCATCCGACGAAGTCTCAGGTGAAATTCTTGCATCCGTCAGATGCCTTTCGATCTGTGAATCGGGCCATTCGGCATACTCTAGAAACGGCTCCGTGGTTAGACGCGGTACTGGCCGCCGACCCCCAGCGCATTTCGTCCTCGTCTGTGTCAGAGAGTAAAGTGGCCTATGAAACGGCGCCGGGGCCTACGACAAATTTCAAATTCAGCGATAGTGAATTTCAAAGGACCCAGTATTCGCAGAAGTCGATGATGGGAACACTTCAGGAGTTGGGATTAAAAGCGTCCCCGCCCAAGTATGAAGTGACACCTTCCCCATCAGTAGAAATTGCCTCAGCGGGCTCTGAAGAGAATTTTGCACTTAATGAGAGTTCTCCCTTCGAAGTGAATGAAAAAAAGGGCTATTGGTCGCAGCTTCAGGTGATTGGTCAGGCGAATCTCACTTATATTGTGGCGCAGACAGATCGAGCCATACTAT
Proteins encoded:
- the mutL gene encoding DNA mismatch repair endonuclease MutL, translated to MIEILSPEVVDQIAAGEVVERPAHLVKELVENSIDAGATQIEVEFDQGGRQVKIIDDGAGMGPSELPLALARHATSKIKLSSDLWDLHSFGFRGEALASISAVSKVQIRSRQKNSKTASRILSEFGQASAVESIGGEPGTTILVEDLFANVPARLKFLKSEAAESTQIKNVLRAMALAHPQVTFRVRHKNKLLFFWPAMSTHLQRAKQILEVDELFWGEGECNGIKTKAAMSSPNRTVKNSRQIWLFAQNRWIQDRSLQAAVIDAYRSLLMHGEFPVAAIWVSCDPEDIDVNIHPTKSQVKFLHPSDAFRSVNRAIRHTLETAPWLDAVLAADPQRISSSSVSESKVAYETAPGPTTNFKFSDSEFQRTQYSQKSMMGTLQELGLKASPPKYEVTPSPSVEIASAGSEENFALNESSPFEVNEKKGYWSQLQVIGQANLTYIVAQTDRAILFVDQHAAHERVMYETLMRAWNSGNIEVQDYLLPLTFDLEPEEVESVIKLQPDFEKLGVYIDEMGPQTIGVRAAPAVIKEKSIQAAIELVATEMVEKGGSFALEKSISDICATLACHSVIRAGQALSVTEMTSLLKQMDEFPLSSFCPHGRPVYVEYPFSKLERDFGRIV
- a CDS encoding alkaline phosphatase D family protein; the protein is MAVMTTQWTLLIFVLVSGCSSLVTRSNFEEKYLGPMVGQVTPSQAVIWARGVRSGALRVRVFDKGAKVKTSQEPVFIGESIVAEEGDFAGRVLAEGLYPSTSYAVEALFTDSQGKIVSRVLDGNFKTPPEPSSKSVVNFAWSGDVAGQNVCRDQKEGFPIFEPLGHESLDFFVGLGDMIYADGFCRQKGRYGNQQHKVTLEPSFDLSSFWKHWRYFYSEPRVQRFFGQTPYYVTYDDHEVVNDYGPKDSIRKDPSTEQPVDLMAMGQKAFRDYNPVVVGETGTGHRLYQKFSWGSHLDLFVLDTRSYRAKNSDVDSDSTPKSMLGVHQRQWLLNQLKNSKSTWKAIISSVPLSIPTGWPPTNGRDGWANDENNTGFENELKRIVQEMYKQKVKNVIWLTADVHFAQGVKYQPIAKDPDYIMWEWVAGPLNADFFPNLTLDATLKPERQLFFGPQKMGEVQSFSEAKKWFNYGKINIAESGELEVSYVNALGQTVYSQKILPQQ